One genomic window of Elaeis guineensis isolate ETL-2024a chromosome 2, EG11, whole genome shotgun sequence includes the following:
- the LOC105041748 gene encoding LOW QUALITY PROTEIN: uncharacterized protein (The sequence of the model RefSeq protein was modified relative to this genomic sequence to represent the inferred CDS: inserted 1 base in 1 codon; deleted 2 bases in 1 codon), translating to MDFSDGWRSFGPIAAVFAAPTLLSGASSKPLGPLLFFPSSPXFLLLSSRSLALQIPPPLPPSALLDGVRSFFCRTSTAGFLPSAAQDSLVADLLASPSGGGCGGGDDDPVPSNNLHVLRCRDGSSMVLFFPTGKNADLIGYVGLSFKGPTPEIRVDRDGDVFRQKEGFKHPCHRILKISVAAAPSSSWSSPTNSASVGKPRIEGFLIATTLYSVNWFRVETRASDSGRERPFLVPLAKQGFKSSVVHACWSPHISEESVALLESGDLCCFNLNSKRGRMVRVILGGDDPGKWLSCEYGGQPEILIVACSTAVVMVDLRSKKDTKHKVLVRIDMLGSYHVAPLLEKNDRILAFCLAGFNDFHISIVTERQLFLFDARQPLFPILTWDHNLERPSYVAMFKLSELRPSEDEYKWASDSGYVILAGSLWSNDFSLFCYGPKDEGTLSNSSLYAWDLPSYFSLSGRTFSSGDSIVKEVFYKENVSKSSEWRWRKNVVVGFYIVPSDVLNIKPKSAGVSLIRLTLSGRLEMQRYHSSFNLSSEKSYIKEEESLEPKNSFIYWNSEDDRVFNRYDFFRLFYLYDYMNSNISNALAVQNSLLNHKETNQVSLSHDMEELISNILKFSNVSISDFVSDASIPTNVFEIASRRVLSCIRADHLPLVFKKYSDLFENQHESSFEFLEVPSCLPHNRLLPFFVGKPSIRSEKWSSKASPGGLVGPVLPLSVLLALQQIDRKINDSSDAIDEQDDDLLNLQCRSVLEHVCPEMFIVDIGNCNGWGTSQEQEKPFFVYEPAEVGNKSTCNTATHAIKEEPAQMGHMIRNCKLPYKVEKFDIFICGIAEKKCNPDSEHGSSGLEMLDQSPIRLDFDPFNMVFQSAEQKIYKCLKRQVSKWKENYRPYQDFCSSSKVPNLAQ from the exons ATGGACTTCTCCGACGGCTGGCGGTCCTTCGGGCCCATCGCTGCTGTCTTCGCCGCCCCAACCCTTCTCTCCGGCGCTTCCTCCAAGCCTCTCGGCcccctccttttctttccctcttctc ccttcctcctcctctcctcccgCTCCCTCGCCCTCCAAATCCCTCCCCCTCTTCCCCCCTCCGCCCTCCTCGACGGCGTCCGCTCCTTCTTCTGCCGCACCTCCACCGCCGGCTTTCTCCCCTCTGCTGCCCAGGACTCCCTCGTCGCCGACCTCCTCGCCTCCCCGTCCGGCGGCGGCTGCGGCGGCGGCGACGACGATCCCGTCCCCTCCAACAACCTCCACGTTCTCCGCTGCCGCGACGGCTCCTCCATGGTTCTCTTCTTCCCAACCGGAAAAAACGCCGACTTGATTGGTTATGTAGGTCTCTCCTTTAAAGGACCGACGCCGGAGATTAGGGTTGATCGAGATGGGGATGTCTTCAGGCAGAAGGAAGGGTTCAAACATCCCTGCCATCGGATCTTGAAGATTTCGGTGGCGGCTGCGCCATCATCGTCCTGGTCTTCGCCGACTAATTCAGCATCGGTAGGTAAGCCCCGTATCGAGGGTTTCTTGATTGCCACCACTTTGTACTCCGTGAATTGGTTTAGGGTTGAAACTAGGGCTTCGGATTCTGGTCGAGAGAGGCCGTTCTTGGTTCCTTTGGCGAAGCAAGGGTTTAAGAGTTCAGTGGTGCATGCTTGTTGGAGCCCTCATATCTCAGAGGAGAGCGTTGCTTTGTTGGAAAGTGGTGATCTTTGTTGTTTTAATCTTAATTCTAAGCGTGGCCGCATGGTTAGGGTTATATTAGGTGGCGATGATCCAGGGAAGTGGTTGAGCTGTGAGTATGGTGGGCAGCCTGAGATTTTGATTGTTGCTTGTTCTACTGCTGTTGTCATGGTTGATCTGAGGTCCAAGAAAGACACTAAACACAAAGTGTTGGTTAGAATTGATATGCTTGGTTCCTACCATGTCGCTCCTTTATTGGAAAAGAATGACAGAATCCTTGCTTTTTGCCTGGCTGGATTCAATGATTTCCATATATCAATAGTGACTGAACGCCAGTTGTTTCTTTTTGATGCACGGCAGCCATTGTTTCCCATCTTGACATGGGATCACAATCTTGAACGCCCTTCTTATGTTGCAATGTTCAAATTGTCAGAATTGAGGCCATCTGAGGATGAGTATAAGTGGGCCTCAGACTCGGGATATGTCATCTTGGCAGGTTCATTATGGAGCAATGATTTTAGTTTGTTCTGCTATGGGCCCAAGGATGAAGGAACTCTTAGTAATTCTTCGCTTTATGCTTGGGATCTtccttcatatttttctttgtcaggTAGGACATTTAGCTCCGGTGACAGCATTGTAAAAGAAGTATTTTATAAGGAGAATGTTTCTAAAAGTTCTGAATGGCGATGGAGGAAGAATGTGGTTGTGGGTTTTTACATTGTTCCGAGTGATGTCTTGAATATAAAACCAAAATCTGCAGGCGTTTCTTTAATTAGGCTTACATTGTCTGGTAGATTGGAGATGCAAAGATACCATTCGTCGTTCAACTTATCTAGTGAAAAGTCTTACATTAAAGAGGAAGAATCTTTGGAGCCCAAGAATTCATTTATATACTGGAACAGTGAGGATGATAGAGTATTTAACAGATATGATTTCTTTAGGTTATTTTATCTTTACGACTACATGAACAGCAATATTTCCAATGCTTTGGCTGTGCAGAATTCTcttttaaatcataaggaaaccAACCAAGTTTCCCTTAGTCATGATATGGAGGAACTTATTAGCAACATTCTGAAGTTCTCTAATGTCTCAATTTCTGATTTTGTAAGTGATGCCAGCATACCAACCAACGTATTTGAAATTGCATCTCGAAGAGTATTATCATGTATTCGGGCTGATCATTTACCTTTGGTCTTTAAAAAATACTCAGATTTATTTGAAAATCAGCATGAATCCTCCTTTGAATTCTTAGAAGTTCCCAGCTGTTTGCCTCACAATAGGTTGCTACCTTTTTTTGTGGGGAAACCTTCAATAAGAAGTGAGAAGTGGTCAAGCAAAGCATCACCT GGTGGTCTTGTTGGTCCAGTGCTACCCCTTTCAGTCCTTCTTGCACTTCAACAGATTGACAGGAAGATAAATGACTCATCTGATGCAATAGATGAGCAAGATGATGACCTATTGAACCTTCAATGCAGATCAGTTCTTGAACATGTCTGTCCTGAAATGTTCATTGTTGATATCGGCAATTGCAATGGATGGGGAACTTCACAAGAGCAAGAGAAGCCTTTTTTTGTATATGAACCTGCAGAAGTTGGTAATAAATCAACTTGCAATACTGCTACACATGCCATAAAAGAAGAGCCGGCACAAATGGGTCACATGATACGAAACTGCAAGCTGCCTTATAAAGTTGAAAAATTTGACATATTCATTTGTGGAATTGCAGAAAAGAAATGCAATCCAGATTCTGAACATGGTTCATCTGGTCTTGAAATGCTTGATCAAAGCCCCATAAGGTTGGATTTTGACCCATTCAACATGGTGTTTCAGTCAGCTGAGCAGAAAATTTACAAGTGCTTGAAGAGACAGGTGTCAAAATGGAAGGAAAATTACAGACCATATCAAGATTTCTGTTCTTCATCCAAAGTTCCCAATTTAGCTCAGTGA